A stretch of DNA from Oryzomicrobium terrae:
ACTGGCCTGATCCCCGGCTGCTTCGGCCAGCCGGTTGGCCTCGGTGGAACGGCGGGCATTTTCCTGGGCGGCGGCAATGATGGCATCGGCGGTAGCCGCCATGGACTGGGCCCGTGTCTGCTGCTGGCCCATGGTGTCGGCGATACGGCCAGTGGCGCCGGCGATTCCTGCACTCTCCCGGGAGGCGGCGCCTACCGAGGTGGTGATTTGGGTGAGTAGGGTTTCAAGGTGGGCGGAGGCCGCCTCGGCGTGGCGGCGCGCTTCCTCCAGGTTGCCGAAGGAGTGCTGGCGGGCCCGCTCGAAGGCCAGGGCCAGTGCGAACACCACCACCAGCAGGCCGATCAGGGACTTGCCCTGAAGGGTTGGCAGCAGTTCATGGGGGAGGGGAGAGGCCGGTAGTAGTCCCCGGCCTTCGATGGCCATCAGCAACCCCACGGAGGCCAGGGAAAGGGCGCTCCACAGGTAGCCGGCTCCCCGCCCGGCAATGAACACCGCTGCCAGGGGGATGGTGGCAAACCAGACAATGCTGGTGGAGAAGAGGCCGCCGTTGACCGCCACCATCCAGACCACCATGCCGAACATGGAGGCGGTGACGAACTGGGCCGCCAGGCGCACGCTGCCGGTGCCTTTGAGCAGGAAGGGGCCGAGCAGCAGGCCAAGGCTGCCGACCAGAATGCCGTTGGCCATCGGGTAGTGGCCGTGCTTGTAGTAGGACAGGGCGAACAGGGGCGCCACCAGAGCGGCGATCAGGCCGACGCTGACCACGGTGCGGGCACGGACAGCGGCCTCCGGCGAAGTACGGACATTCTCGGGGAAAAACCAGGCGACGACCTGGGCAAGGGCCATGGCGAAATCCTTGATGACGGAAAAGCCATGAAATTTAGATCAAACGTTCGTTTGAATCAATTGCCGAGGGGTTGGCGGACCGCTCAAGTTGCCGAAAATTGTGAAAGCTTGCGTTCGTGGTGGAACAGTGGCGCCGACCTGAATACCGGTACCAGGCGAAGCCGACCGCTGCAGGATGAGGGGGGAATGACGCACCGCCGCCGTCCCGCAACGAAAATTCCGGGAAGGCGGCGGTATGAACGTGTGCCTGGATTGGGCCGCCAACTTCGGGCAGCCCTCCCTAGGCTGGAATCAACAGGGTGCGCCTTGCACCATTAGGCGGCCGGAGCGGCCGGGAATCTCACCCCAGCCGATTTCGTGGCGGGGCAGGCTGGCCACGTCCAGGGAATCGAACAGCGTACGAGTGGCGACAAGCTGGTAGCCCTGGGCTTTCCAGCCAGCGAGCAGGCGGTCGAAGGCCGGTGCCAGTTTGCCCCCTTCCAACTCAGCGTGCAGGGTGTAGACGTGGTCCCGGTCCGCCGCCTGGGTCAGGCGCAGCAGATGGTCGGCCACATTCCCCTCGGTGATGCCGTCGGCGCCGATCAGTTCGTCCAGGGTAGGCAGGGTCGTCGGCAACTGGGGTACGGTCAGCTCACGACCTTGCCAGACCGGGCGGAAGGGGTGGAGACCCCGGCCGTCGGAGGCGTAGTCCATGCCCGTTTCCCCTTCCAGGGCCAGAGCGGTGCCGTTCATCTGCCAGCCGGCTGCACCGTGGGTCCGGGGCGGTTCGCCAAAGACTTCGGTGAAGCGCTGCACCGCCTTGCCGAACTCGGCCCGAGTCCAGGCTTCGTTGGCATTGCCCACGCCGTCCTGCCACTTCACGTGGTCCCAGCAGTGGATTCCGACTTCGAAACCGGCGTCACGGGTGGCGCGCAGCACGTCGGCCGCTTTTTTGCCGATATCCGGCCCCGGCAGCAGGGTGCCATAGAGCAGGGTCTTGATACCGTAATGGGAGACTACCGAGGTGCGTTGCACCTTCTTGACAAAGCCCGGGCGCAGGGCCCGCTTGACCGCCCGGCCGGTGTGATCCGGGCCGAGGGAAAAGAGGAAGGTGGCGCCGGCCTGATGGCGGCGCAGCAGCTGGATCAGGGTGGGTACCCCTTCCCGGGTGCCACGGAAGGTGTCCACGTCGATCTTGAGGGCGAGGTAGGGCATGGGGGATTCGGTGAAGTGGAAACAGTCAGCAGCCGGGTGCGGGCTGGGCGGCTGGGCAGAGTGGGGCACCAAGAACAACGCGCCGCCGTCGGAATGATCCGGCCGGCGGCGCGTTGTTCTGGAGGATGGGCCCAGAGGTTGCGGGCGTAATCAGTCCACCAGCTTGCGGGCTTCCGCAACTTGGCCGCGGTAGGCGTCGAAGATGTTCTTGAGGGAATCCTCAAACGTGATCTTCGGTTCCCAGCCCAGGTCGGCCATGGTGTTGGTGATTTTCGGCACCCGGTGCTGGGTGTCCTGATAGCCCTTACCGTAGTACTCGCCGGAGGTGGTTTCGACCATCTGCACCCGACCAGCGCTCTCGGCGTACTCGGGGTACTGCTTGGCCAGGTCGAGCATCAGGGTGGCCAGTTCGCGCACCGAGTAGTTGTTCTTCGGGTTGCCGATGTTGTAGATCTTGCCGGAGGCCACGCCGTCCTTGTTCTCGATGATCTTCATCAGGGCGGAGATACCGTCGGACACGTAGGTGAACGACCGCTTCTGGGCGCCGCCATCCACCAGTTTGATGTTCTCGCCGCGCACGATGTGGCCGAGGAACTGGGTGATGACGCGGGAAGAGCCTTCCTTCGGGGTGTAGATGGAATCCAGGCCCGGGCCGATCCAGTTGAAGGGGCGGAACAGGGTGTAATCCAGGCCTTCCTGCTGGCCGTAGGCATGGATTACCCGGTCCATCATCTGCTTGGCGCAGGAGTAGATCCAGCGGGGCTTGTTGATGGGGCCGAGGACGAATTCGGAGTTTTCGGGGTCGAACTCGGCGTCCTTGCACATGCCGTACACCTCGGAGGTGGACGGGAAAATCACGCGCTTCTTGTACTTCACCGCCTGGCGGATGATCGGCAGGTTGGCTTCGAAGTCCAGCTCGAATACCCGCAGCGGTTCCTTGACGTAGGTGGCCGGGGTAGCGATGGCCACCAGGGGCAGGATCACGTCGCATTTCTTGACGTGGTACTCGATCCACTCCTTGTTGATGGTGATGTCACCTTCAAAGAAGTTGAAGCGGGGATGATCGAGCAGGCTGGCCACACGGTCGTTGGCCATGTCCATGCCGTACACCTCCCAGTCCGTGGTGTCGATGATGCGCTGGGAAAGGTGGTGGCCGATAAAGCCGTTCACGCCGAGGATCAGGATTTTTTTCATGACGAGGTAGAGAGGCAGGAAATCGAAAAAGGGAGATCAGAGCAGGATCGAATTGTGCTCTTTTCCGGTAACAAGTGCGCTAAAACGCTCCGCAGTCAGGGGCGTGTCATCCAGTTCAGCAGCCAATACGCGCAGTTTGCGACCATCGCCACAGCGGGCCGTCAGCTGGCCTGCCTCGACCGTCAGGGCGGGAGGCTGGCCGACTTCGG
This window harbors:
- a CDS encoding methyl-accepting chemotaxis protein, whose amino-acid sequence is MALAQVVAWFFPENVRTSPEAAVRARTVVSVGLIAALVAPLFALSYYKHGHYPMANGILVGSLGLLLGPFLLKGTGSVRLAAQFVTASMFGMVVWMVAVNGGLFSTSIVWFATIPLAAVFIAGRGAGYLWSALSLASVGLLMAIEGRGLLPASPLPHELLPTLQGKSLIGLLVVVFALALAFERARQHSFGNLEEARRHAEAASAHLETLLTQITTSVGAASRESAGIAGATGRIADTMGQQQTRAQSMAATADAIIAAAQENARRSTEANRLAEAAGDQASAGGVVMDSAVDRLEQAHQAIGQAVARIEELGARNNEIGAIVQIIRDVADQTNLLALNAAIEAARAGETGRGFAVVADEVRKLAERTQHATGDIERRIAEILAATQDALQAVRNGGAQMKDGRDNARAAQERLAAVIGEAQVIAGLLNDIASGALHQQERFSAFSTEITTFGQATGVLSQETQSIADATSRLDHLMGQLDGAMASPANA
- a CDS encoding polysaccharide deacetylase family protein gives rise to the protein MPYLALKIDVDTFRGTREGVPTLIQLLRRHQAGATFLFSLGPDHTGRAVKRALRPGFVKKVQRTSVVSHYGIKTLLYGTLLPGPDIGKKAADVLRATRDAGFEVGIHCWDHVKWQDGVGNANEAWTRAEFGKAVQRFTEVFGEPPRTHGAAGWQMNGTALALEGETGMDYASDGRGLHPFRPVWQGRELTVPQLPTTLPTLDELIGADGITEGNVADHLLRLTQAADRDHVYTLHAELEGGKLAPAFDRLLAGWKAQGYQLVATRTLFDSLDVASLPRHEIGWGEIPGRSGRLMVQGAPC
- a CDS encoding bifunctional UDP-4-keto-pentose/UDP-xylose synthase, which codes for MKKILILGVNGFIGHHLSQRIIDTTDWEVYGMDMANDRVASLLDHPRFNFFEGDITINKEWIEYHVKKCDVILPLVAIATPATYVKEPLRVFELDFEANLPIIRQAVKYKKRVIFPSTSEVYGMCKDAEFDPENSEFVLGPINKPRWIYSCAKQMMDRVIHAYGQQEGLDYTLFRPFNWIGPGLDSIYTPKEGSSRVITQFLGHIVRGENIKLVDGGAQKRSFTYVSDGISALMKIIENKDGVASGKIYNIGNPKNNYSVRELATLMLDLAKQYPEYAESAGRVQMVETTSGEYYGKGYQDTQHRVPKITNTMADLGWEPKITFEDSLKNIFDAYRGQVAEARKLVD